The following coding sequences are from one Microtus ochrogaster isolate Prairie Vole_2 chromosome 14 unlocalized genomic scaffold, MicOch1.0 chr14_random_1, whole genome shotgun sequence window:
- the Pex16 gene encoding peroxisomal biogenesis factor 16 isoform X3 — protein sequence MTPKALSLRTQGRFSDSHELSELVYSASNLLVLLNDGILRKELRRKLPVSLSQQKLLTWLSVLECVEVFMEMGAAKVWGEVGRWLVIALIQLAKAVLRMFLLIWFKTGIQTSPPIVPLDRETRAQPLDADHKPGSQEPSYVGKRSNRVVRTLQSSPSLHARHWGAPQQWEIRQKQQQEELSTPPTSLGLQETIAESLYIARPLLHLLSLGFWGQRSWTPWLLSGVVDMTSLSLLSNRKSLTRREQLELRRRTILLLYYLLRSPFYDRFSEAKILFLLQLLADHIPGVGLVARPLMDYLPSWQKIYFYSWG from the exons GTCGCTTCTCCGATTCACACGAGCTGTCTGAGTTGG TGTACTCTGCCTCTAACCTGCTTGTGCTGCTCAACGACGGGATTCTTCGGAAGGAGCTGCGAAGAAAGCTGCCTGTG TCATTGTCCCAGCAGAAGCTGCTGACATGGCTGAGCGTGCTGGAGTGTGTGGAGGTGTTCATGGAGATGGGGGCTGCCAAGGTGTGGGGTGAAGTAGGCCGTTGGCTCGTCATCGCTCTCATCCAGCTGGCCAA GGCTGTCCTGCGCATGTTCCTGCTCATCTGGTTCAAGACTGGCATTCAGACCTCACCCCCCATTGTTCCGCTGGACAGGGAGACTCGGGCACAGCCATTGG ATGCTGATCacaagccaggcagccaggagccatcCTATGTGGGGAAACGGTCAAACAGAGTGGTGCGGACCCTCCAGAGCA GCCCGTCCCTGCATGCACGACACTGGGGAGCCCCCCAGCAGTGGGAAATTCGCCAGAAACAGCAGCAGGAGGAACTAAGCACACCCCCAACATCTCTGGGGCTGCAGGAGACCATTGCAGAGTCTCTGTATATTGCCCGACCCCTACTGCACC TACTCAGTCTAGGCTTCTGGGGTCAGCGGTCATGGACACCCTGGCTACTATCTGGTGTGGTGGATATGACTAG CCTGAGTCTCCTGAGTAACAGAAAGAGCCTGACTCGAAGGGAGCAGCTCGAGCTAAGGCGCCGCACAATCCTGCTGCTGTACTACCTGCTGCGCTCGCCCTTCTACGACCGCTTCTCTGA AGCCAAGAtcctcttcctgctccagctccttGCAGATCATATTCCTGGTGTTGGCCTGGTAGCAA GGCCGCTCATGGACTATCTGCCCTCCTGGCAGAAGATATATTTCTACAGTTGGGGCTGA